In a single window of the Pantoea alfalfae genome:
- a CDS encoding alpha/beta hydrolase family protein: MMFRTGFIAASVLLFCWQVQASPGFRQMTVSDTQGEPLKVAVWYPAIQNGVSETVGENVAFVGVEIVRNATPISGKHPLVVISHGFNGSWKNLSWLAAALAAQGYIVAAPDHPGTTTFNHNPEDARKLWRRPGEISRVIDFVGRSSDLFGTVDDKRIAAIGHSLGGWTVMSLAGARFDPSLFLNDCQQHVLRGDCKLTTKLGIDDVTAHKLLSSDNLDTRIKAVVSLDAGLAPGFTPASLSKINIPVLILAASNDKLGQLPASEESEYLADKMRGSLRQFSIIKGATHFSFMQLCKPGAEKLIDDETPGDGIVCQDDKGASRSELHQLITTKITLFLDSALSYHAPADEID; encoded by the coding sequence ATGATGTTCAGAACAGGGTTTATAGCAGCATCGGTTTTACTTTTCTGCTGGCAGGTCCAGGCATCTCCGGGTTTTCGCCAGATGACAGTGTCAGACACCCAGGGAGAGCCTCTGAAAGTAGCGGTGTGGTACCCGGCGATTCAGAATGGAGTAAGTGAAACTGTTGGAGAAAATGTCGCTTTTGTCGGCGTTGAGATTGTCCGTAACGCCACACCCATTTCGGGAAAGCATCCACTTGTAGTGATTTCACATGGATTTAATGGAAGCTGGAAAAATCTTTCCTGGCTTGCTGCAGCATTGGCCGCTCAGGGATACATTGTGGCTGCGCCTGATCACCCCGGCACGACGACCTTTAATCATAATCCTGAAGACGCCAGAAAACTATGGCGTCGTCCTGGTGAAATATCCCGGGTAATTGATTTCGTCGGTCGATCTTCTGACTTGTTTGGCACAGTAGATGATAAGCGCATTGCGGCTATTGGGCATTCTCTTGGAGGCTGGACAGTCATGTCGCTGGCTGGAGCGCGTTTTGATCCTTCGTTGTTCCTGAATGACTGTCAGCAGCATGTCCTTCGCGGTGACTGTAAGCTGACGACCAAACTTGGAATAGATGACGTTACTGCGCATAAACTTTTGTCATCTGACAATCTTGATACAAGAATCAAAGCCGTCGTGTCACTTGATGCTGGATTAGCGCCAGGTTTTACCCCTGCTAGCCTGAGCAAAATTAACATACCCGTACTTATTCTCGCGGCCAGTAATGACAAGCTGGGTCAGTTGCCTGCTTCTGAGGAATCTGAGTATCTTGCTGATAAAATGCGCGGATCATTGCGACAATTCAGTATCATCAAGGGGGCGACTCATTTCAGTTTTATGCAGTTATGTAAACCAGGTGCAGAGAAACTTATTGACGATGAAACGCCGGGCGATGGCATTGTTTGTCAGGACGACAAGGGTGCTAGCCGATCAGAACTACATCAACTGATAACGACTAAAATCACACTTTTTCTGGATTCTGCACTGAGTTATCACGCGCCTGCTGACGAAATAGACTAG
- a CDS encoding aldose 1-epimerase family protein: protein MKIKLALTVLAVLVSGSAAAKTWVLTSAEQGTEQGNWKISSNELKSQGKPFSIEQKVLHGGKQEGSKILTIRSEDGLTITLSPTRGMNLLHVEGFGTRMGWDSPVKEVVNPAYINLESRNGLGWLDGFNEMMVRCGYEWTGHPVTDEGRIYTLHGKAGNTPVSQLEVEVADAAPHEIRIRGLIKESTFKKADLQTMTELRYVPGSNSFSLHDVLTNHADYPHDYQIIYHSNFGQPILEEGARFMAPMSGISPFNDYAKAGLKEWQTYKGPTKDFDEMVFNIKPLSDSNHQTVAAVINKAGNSGASIQFDTRQLPMLTLWKNTDTLKQGYVTGIEPGTSYAYPVTIEREQKRVKQLQPGASTAFDLTYTLLHSSEQVNDVEKRIKGIQGETKIDVSETPIAKE from the coding sequence ATGAAGATTAAACTGGCATTAACAGTACTGGCGGTTCTGGTATCAGGTTCAGCAGCGGCGAAAACCTGGGTGCTGACGAGTGCTGAACAGGGCACCGAGCAGGGAAACTGGAAGATTTCCAGCAATGAGCTGAAGTCTCAGGGCAAACCGTTCAGCATCGAACAGAAAGTCCTGCATGGCGGCAAGCAGGAAGGCAGTAAAATTCTGACGATCCGCAGTGAGGATGGCCTGACAATTACGTTAAGTCCGACCCGCGGCATGAACTTACTGCATGTTGAGGGCTTTGGCACCCGCATGGGCTGGGATTCACCAGTGAAAGAGGTCGTCAATCCTGCCTACATCAATCTTGAGAGCCGCAACGGTCTGGGTTGGCTGGACGGCTTCAACGAGATGATGGTGCGCTGCGGCTACGAATGGACCGGTCATCCGGTCACCGATGAAGGACGAATCTATACGCTGCACGGTAAAGCGGGGAATACGCCGGTTTCCCAGCTGGAAGTTGAAGTGGCAGATGCGGCACCACACGAAATCCGTATTCGCGGCCTGATTAAAGAGAGCACCTTTAAAAAAGCTGATTTGCAGACCATGACCGAGCTGCGTTACGTGCCAGGCAGCAACAGTTTCAGCCTGCATGATGTGTTAACCAACCATGCCGACTATCCGCACGATTACCAGATCATCTATCACAGCAACTTCGGCCAGCCTATTCTGGAAGAGGGCGCACGCTTCATGGCACCGATGTCCGGCATCAGCCCGTTCAATGACTACGCGAAAGCCGGGCTAAAAGAGTGGCAGACCTATAAAGGTCCGACCAAAGATTTCGATGAGATGGTGTTCAACATCAAACCACTTTCTGACAGCAATCATCAGACCGTCGCTGCGGTGATAAATAAAGCGGGCAACAGCGGCGCATCCATTCAGTTCGATACGCGTCAGCTCCCGATGCTGACCTTATGGAAAAATACCGACACCCTGAAACAGGGCTACGTGACCGGCATCGAACCTGGTACCAGTTACGCCTATCCGGTCACCATTGAACGTGAACAAAAACGTGTGAAGCAACTGCAACCGGGCGCGAGCACGGCATTTGATCTGACGTACACCTTGCTGCACAGCAGCGAGCAGGTTAATGACGTTGAGAAACGCATTAAGGGCATTCAGGGCGAAACGAAGATTGATGTGAGCGAGACGCCAATAGCGAAAGAGTAA
- a CDS encoding peroxiredoxin produces the protein MKNTLKTLAVATLLALSVPATSAFAALQVGEKAPDFKLDAALAGKSTTFSLQQALKKGPVVLYFFPAAFSAGCTLEAHDFAEATDEFKKQGATVIGVTAGNTDQIAKFSQLECRDKFTVAADPGAKVAEEYKSTMEMKGQKLSDRTSYVIAPDGKILLSFTDKNPDTHIQKAMDAVKKYRQANPA, from the coding sequence ATGAAAAACACCCTGAAAACCCTTGCCGTCGCTACGCTGCTGGCACTGAGTGTTCCGGCAACATCCGCTTTTGCAGCGTTACAGGTCGGTGAAAAAGCCCCGGATTTTAAACTCGACGCCGCGCTGGCGGGCAAATCGACCACCTTTTCATTACAGCAGGCGCTGAAGAAAGGCCCGGTTGTGCTTTACTTCTTTCCGGCAGCGTTCAGTGCGGGTTGTACGCTTGAAGCGCATGACTTTGCTGAAGCGACCGATGAATTCAAAAAACAGGGTGCGACCGTCATTGGTGTCACCGCCGGTAATACCGATCAGATTGCTAAATTCTCGCAGCTTGAATGCCGTGACAAATTTACCGTAGCCGCCGACCCGGGAGCCAAAGTCGCCGAAGAATATAAGAGCACCATGGAGATGAAAGGTCAGAAGCTTTCAGACCGGACCTCTTACGTGATTGCGCCCGATGGCAAAATCCTGCTGAGCTTCACCGATAAAAATCCTGATACGCATATCCAGAAAGCGATGGATGCCGTTAAAAAATATCGTCAGGCCAATCCGGCATAA
- a CDS encoding protein-disulfide reductase DsbD family protein — MLTAIAAAFLGGIILNLMPCVFPVISLKALSLIRHHESPSHARAEGLAFLLGVVVTMVALTAVLLLARAGGASVGWGFQLQSPLVIAALILVMLGSALNLLGLFEVGLSIQRVGEVGGDRGGLVGSALTGALAIIVATPCSAPFMASAVGYALTQPPLVSVVIFISLALGFAAPFTLISFFPVLARILPKPGAWMITLKQGLAFPMLGAVGWLIWVLERQAGSAALAAILACCLLFSFAAWLYGMAQKRRMMGQRHVVMHVATAFFLALVVVPLLNINSFVTGPAETETTSPAAAAVAWSPQNVDAIKGQGKPILVNFTASWCITCQVNDRTSLSTQAVKAAMARTSTIYMVADSTKYNPDVEQALSDFGRGGLPLYVVYPADGGKPVVLPQVLTPGIVISALDQATEKGKKT, encoded by the coding sequence ATGCTGACTGCGATTGCAGCCGCCTTCCTGGGCGGCATTATTCTGAACCTCATGCCCTGCGTGTTTCCGGTGATCTCACTGAAAGCACTGAGCCTGATCCGCCACCACGAATCACCCTCCCACGCCCGGGCAGAAGGCCTGGCCTTTTTGCTCGGCGTCGTGGTGACGATGGTTGCCCTGACCGCCGTATTGCTGCTGGCCAGGGCGGGTGGTGCATCGGTGGGCTGGGGATTTCAGCTGCAATCGCCGCTGGTCATTGCAGCGCTGATTCTGGTGATGCTGGGTTCAGCACTGAATTTGCTCGGTCTGTTTGAAGTCGGACTGTCGATTCAGCGGGTTGGCGAAGTGGGTGGCGATCGCGGAGGATTAGTGGGTTCAGCACTGACCGGCGCGCTGGCCATCATTGTCGCCACTCCCTGTAGCGCACCTTTCATGGCCAGCGCAGTGGGATATGCCCTGACTCAGCCTCCGCTGGTGAGTGTGGTGATCTTTATATCGCTGGCGCTGGGCTTTGCTGCGCCCTTTACCCTGATCTCATTCTTCCCGGTGCTGGCGAGAATATTGCCAAAACCGGGCGCCTGGATGATCACCTTAAAACAGGGTCTGGCGTTTCCAATGCTGGGTGCGGTGGGCTGGCTGATCTGGGTACTGGAACGTCAGGCGGGATCGGCTGCACTGGCCGCGATTCTGGCCTGCTGCTTACTGTTTAGTTTTGCTGCCTGGCTGTATGGCATGGCGCAGAAACGCCGTATGATGGGACAGCGTCATGTGGTAATGCATGTTGCCACCGCGTTCTTTCTGGCGCTGGTCGTGGTGCCGTTGTTGAATATCAACAGTTTTGTCACGGGACCAGCTGAGACGGAAACCACCTCACCGGCTGCTGCAGCGGTGGCCTGGTCGCCCCAGAATGTTGACGCAATCAAAGGCCAGGGCAAGCCCATCCTGGTGAACTTTACCGCGTCCTGGTGTATTACCTGCCAGGTCAACGATCGCACGTCGCTGTCGACGCAAGCGGTAAAAGCAGCCATGGCGCGTACCAGCACCATTTACATGGTCGCGGACTCGACTAAATACAATCCCGATGTTGAACAGGCGCTTAGCGATTTCGGACGCGGTGGATTACCCCTCTACGTGGTCTACCCGGCTGACGGTGGCAAACCCGTGGTACTCCCGCAGGTGCTGACGCCAGGCATCGTGATTTCAGCGCTGGATCAGGCAACGGAAAAAGGAAAGAAAACCTGA
- a CDS encoding sigma-70 family RNA polymerase sigma factor — protein sequence MSDTDQRAQHWPALMARAQAGDKAAYNQLLKAMVPAIRALVRKKMRDEGLVEDVIQETLLAIHRVRHTYDPQRPILPWVAAIASARTIDTLRQHGRRQEVQDDEALQQRPAESAEASADADILSGYLDTLPLRQREIVESVHLREQSLAQAAAETHQSLSAVKSLLHRAMVNLRKYGRGHHEKS from the coding sequence ATGTCAGACACTGATCAACGCGCACAGCACTGGCCAGCCTTAATGGCCCGGGCGCAGGCGGGCGACAAAGCAGCCTATAACCAGTTACTCAAAGCGATGGTTCCGGCCATCCGGGCACTGGTGCGCAAAAAAATGCGTGACGAGGGGCTGGTTGAGGATGTGATTCAGGAAACGCTGCTGGCAATCCATCGGGTGCGGCATACCTACGATCCGCAGCGCCCGATCTTGCCATGGGTAGCCGCTATCGCCTCTGCCCGAACGATTGATACGCTGCGCCAGCATGGTCGTCGTCAGGAGGTTCAGGATGATGAGGCGCTGCAGCAGCGGCCCGCTGAAAGTGCAGAAGCCTCAGCCGATGCCGATATTCTCTCAGGCTATCTCGATACCCTTCCGCTACGTCAGCGGGAGATCGTCGAATCCGTGCATCTGCGCGAGCAGAGCCTGGCGCAGGCAGCCGCTGAAACCCATCAGTCTCTTTCTGCCGTTAAATCCCTGTTGCATCGCGCAATGGTCAACCTTCGTAAATATGGACGGGGTCATCATGAGAAATCATGA
- a CDS encoding DUF1109 domain-containing protein translates to MRNHDQLINQLSASAQPVQRVWPTAWRVAGWIALALPFGALTSWAFHSRFTDWSQPGAWLAFIAVLLSLVIAGSTLAAAFTLSIAGRKPVSLRWPLMLAVMWLGLNLINMSSETTSAGASRFGEGIHCYLFMLSASAPMMLMSVIALKRTRSLYPARSLALSGCGSAFTSSMLLSLCHDTHLHAIDFSMHLAAGITIVALTVLAGRRWVRLGE, encoded by the coding sequence ATGAGAAATCATGACCAGTTAATTAATCAGCTCAGCGCCTCCGCGCAGCCGGTGCAGCGCGTCTGGCCCACCGCCTGGCGCGTTGCGGGCTGGATCGCGCTTGCTCTGCCTTTTGGCGCACTGACCAGCTGGGCGTTTCACAGCAGGTTTACTGACTGGAGTCAGCCTGGCGCATGGCTGGCATTTATCGCCGTACTGCTCTCTCTTGTCATCGCGGGCAGCACGCTGGCGGCTGCGTTTACGCTGAGTATCGCCGGCAGAAAACCAGTCAGCCTGCGCTGGCCGCTGATGCTGGCAGTGATGTGGCTGGGGCTGAATCTGATCAACATGTCATCTGAAACCACGTCTGCGGGCGCAAGCCGCTTTGGTGAAGGGATACATTGCTATCTGTTTATGCTGTCGGCCAGCGCGCCGATGATGCTGATGTCCGTGATCGCCCTGAAGCGCACCCGTTCACTCTATCCCGCGCGCAGTCTGGCGCTGAGCGGCTGTGGCAGTGCGTTTACCTCATCGATGTTGCTGTCGCTGTGTCATGACACCCATCTGCACGCCATCGATTTTTCTATGCATCTGGCTGCGGGCATCACCATCGTGGCGCTGACGGTGCTGGCCGGCCGCCGCTGGGTCAGGCTGGGAGAGTAA
- a CDS encoding MFS transporter translates to MANNVSSTLATRIIFFIAGFITATWAVIVPFARGNTGVNEAQLGTLLLCLGVGALIAMPVTGWLTSRFGCRRVILVAVALVIISTPWLSVLSDPLLLALALLVFGIGIGVTDCAMNIQAILVEKQAAKPVMSGFHGMYSVGGIAGAGFMTLLLAMGFSVLTGCLLAVAAVIIMTLVSAPGLLTYANPAEGPVFAVPRGSVLIIGIICFAVFLTEGTVLDWSAVYLTDVRAMPASLGGLGYTCFAIAMTVARLTGDRIISSLGRLPVVLGGALIAAAGMAMVTFIASWPLALLGYTLVGAGCANIVPVMFTAAGRQTVMPQAVAVPAITTLGYLGVLSGPAVIGYVAHYTHLAFSFSLIMALMLIVGAVSLTLDLGRSRAGKNA, encoded by the coding sequence ATGGCTAATAACGTCTCTTCCACACTGGCAACACGCATTATCTTTTTTATCGCTGGATTTATAACCGCGACCTGGGCGGTGATTGTGCCTTTCGCCCGCGGCAATACCGGCGTTAATGAGGCGCAACTCGGCACCTTGCTGCTTTGTCTTGGCGTCGGCGCGCTGATTGCGATGCCGGTGACGGGCTGGCTGACCAGCCGCTTTGGCTGCCGCCGGGTGATTCTGGTCGCTGTCGCGCTGGTCATCATCAGTACGCCATGGCTGTCGGTGCTCAGCGACCCGCTATTGCTGGCGCTGGCGTTGCTGGTTTTTGGCATCGGCATCGGCGTGACCGACTGCGCCATGAACATCCAGGCGATCCTGGTGGAGAAGCAGGCGGCGAAGCCTGTGATGTCTGGCTTTCACGGCATGTACAGTGTGGGCGGCATTGCCGGGGCGGGCTTTATGACGCTGCTGCTGGCGATGGGTTTTAGCGTGCTCACCGGCTGTTTGCTGGCGGTAGCGGCGGTGATTATCATGACGCTGGTCAGCGCACCGGGTTTACTGACCTACGCGAACCCCGCTGAAGGCCCGGTATTTGCTGTTCCGCGCGGCAGCGTACTGATTATCGGCATCATCTGCTTTGCCGTCTTCCTGACCGAAGGCACCGTGCTGGACTGGAGTGCTGTCTATCTGACCGACGTCCGGGCCATGCCGGCATCACTGGGCGGACTGGGCTATACCTGCTTTGCCATTGCGATGACCGTGGCGCGTCTGACCGGCGATCGCATCATTTCGTCGCTGGGTCGTCTGCCTGTAGTACTGGGTGGCGCACTGATTGCCGCCGCTGGCATGGCGATGGTGACCTTTATCGCCTCCTGGCCGCTGGCGTTGCTGGGCTACACCCTTGTCGGCGCAGGCTGCGCCAATATCGTGCCGGTAATGTTCACCGCCGCCGGACGTCAGACGGTGATGCCGCAGGCGGTCGCCGTGCCTGCCATTACTACTCTGGGTTACCTGGGGGTACTGAGCGGGCCAGCCGTGATTGGCTACGTGGCGCATTACACGCATCTCGCTTTTTCGTTTTCACTGATTATGGCGCTGATGCTGATCGTCGGTGCGGTCTCTCTGACCCTGGATCTTGGCCGTAGCCGCGCGGGGAAGAATGCATAA
- a CDS encoding DeoR/GlpR family DNA-binding transcription regulator, translated as MLDYAAFPQQRQALIREILKDKGRVVCADLARQLAVSEHTIRRDLHELSKEGLCKKVYGGAVLQLQEAGSFVSRKAHDHAAKALIAQRCASLVKANSCIFVDAGTTNLALAQALSPDLNITVVTNAPDIAALLINHPAAEVIMLGGQIQKSTGGAVGQTAINQIQGILFDQAFIGGCAMSPEAGLTGFNYADCEFKKVAMAQSNQVIVGLTADKIPAVARFSVAKCREISTLVVEEKLDKELLEAFEAEEMMLITV; from the coding sequence ATGCTCGATTATGCAGCTTTCCCGCAGCAGCGACAAGCGCTGATTCGTGAGATATTGAAGGACAAAGGACGTGTGGTCTGCGCTGACCTTGCAAGGCAACTGGCCGTGTCAGAGCACACTATCCGCCGCGATCTCCATGAACTCAGTAAAGAGGGTTTATGTAAAAAGGTCTATGGCGGTGCGGTGTTACAGCTGCAGGAGGCGGGCAGCTTTGTCAGCCGGAAAGCTCACGATCACGCAGCAAAAGCCCTGATTGCGCAGCGCTGTGCCAGCCTGGTGAAAGCCAATAGCTGCATCTTTGTTGATGCCGGTACGACCAATCTGGCGCTGGCACAGGCGCTATCACCAGATTTGAATATCACCGTCGTCACCAATGCGCCCGATATTGCTGCGCTACTGATCAACCATCCTGCTGCGGAGGTAATTATGCTGGGCGGGCAGATACAGAAGAGCACCGGCGGCGCGGTCGGGCAAACCGCGATCAACCAGATCCAGGGGATTCTGTTTGATCAGGCGTTTATTGGCGGCTGCGCCATGAGCCCGGAGGCCGGGCTGACCGGTTTTAACTATGCGGATTGCGAATTCAAGAAAGTCGCCATGGCGCAAAGCAATCAGGTCATTGTCGGGCTGACAGCGGATAAAATCCCCGCAGTAGCGCGATTCAGCGTGGCGAAATGCCGTGAAATCTCAACGCTCGTCGTGGAAGAGAAGCTCGATAAAGAACTGCTTGAGGCGTTTGAAGCGGAAGAGATGATGCTTATTACTGTCTGA
- a CDS encoding GFA family protein — protein sequence MQNEMTAQCHCGAVAYRVTLKDGFNTVRRCNCSFCRMRGAVVVFATKVELTRGEAQLTEYRFNSKEVGHYFCSVCGIYTFHQSRSQPDQFGVNVACLEGVSPFDFTDVPVSDGINHPKDGGAGGVAGYLIYTPTQS from the coding sequence ATGCAAAATGAAATGACAGCGCAATGCCACTGTGGCGCGGTGGCGTACCGGGTGACGCTGAAGGATGGATTTAATACGGTGCGCCGCTGCAACTGTTCGTTTTGCCGGATGCGCGGCGCGGTGGTGGTATTTGCGACAAAGGTGGAGCTGACCCGGGGTGAAGCGCAGCTCACCGAATATCGATTCAACAGCAAAGAGGTGGGCCACTACTTCTGTTCCGTTTGCGGCATTTACACCTTTCATCAGAGCCGCTCACAGCCCGATCAGTTCGGGGTGAATGTCGCCTGCCTTGAGGGGGTTTCGCCGTTTGATTTCACCGATGTCCCGGTCTCCGATGGTATCAATCATCCAAAAGATGGCGGCGCGGGCGGTGTAGCCGGTTATCTGATCTACACCCCCACGCAATCCTGA
- a CDS encoding DUF1641 domain-containing protein: protein MAERMKYQVTPTRTEPTAREAMDELIENLHQHGFLRLANDLVKSNSEVGKILVSGLNQPGTQNALQNLSLLMMTLGSVPPESFNHLLLAVRDAAMAVKPARDEARQEKAAPGIRGIIRLLNDEDLWRGLRPIFAALEVFSQQIDREEQKPITRFSGKPTRD from the coding sequence ATGGCAGAACGGATGAAATATCAGGTCACGCCGACACGTACTGAGCCAACCGCACGCGAAGCGATGGATGAGCTGATTGAAAATCTCCACCAGCACGGTTTTCTGCGGCTGGCGAACGACCTGGTTAAATCAAATAGCGAGGTGGGGAAAATCCTGGTTTCGGGCCTTAATCAGCCGGGTACGCAGAACGCGCTACAGAATCTCTCGCTACTGATGATGACGCTGGGCAGTGTGCCGCCAGAAAGTTTTAATCATCTGCTGTTGGCCGTTCGCGATGCCGCGATGGCCGTTAAACCGGCGCGCGATGAGGCCCGTCAGGAAAAAGCCGCGCCAGGCATCCGCGGCATCATCCGGTTGCTCAATGATGAAGATCTGTGGCGTGGACTGCGCCCGATCTTCGCCGCGCTGGAGGTCTTCTCACAGCAGATTGACCGTGAAGAGCAGAAGCCGATTACCCGCTTCAGTGGCAAGCCCACACGGGACTAG